In one window of Paracoccus liaowanqingii DNA:
- a CDS encoding recombinase family protein, whose product MPLIGYARVSTEDQTPLPQVQALTMAGCAKIHEEQASGGDRARPVLARVLEQIRKGDTLVVVRIDRLARSLSHLLEVIERLEARGAFFRSIEDPIDTASPQGKFTLQVLGAAAEFERALIRERTKAGLASARSAGRVGGNPGLRARDPAALRKVRLARHEGYMDRLSGTAQDWVPLVRRLRPDMAWEDVLRLVNAPLPPSRQWTQARLLRATRAYVRDGFLPETVLERAKHQPGDDRLPALVAAIRGADPDITLQAICDRLEAMRERTPRGRTTWQPSSVRMVLGRAVRLGML is encoded by the coding sequence ATGCCCCTCATCGGCTATGCCCGCGTGTCGACCGAAGATCAGACCCCCCTGCCCCAGGTGCAGGCCCTGACCATGGCCGGCTGCGCGAAGATCCACGAGGAACAGGCCTCGGGCGGCGACCGCGCGCGTCCGGTGCTGGCGCGGGTGCTGGAGCAGATCCGCAAGGGCGATACGCTGGTCGTGGTGCGCATCGACCGGCTGGCGCGGTCGCTGTCGCATCTGCTGGAGGTGATCGAGCGGCTGGAGGCCAGGGGGGCGTTCTTCCGCTCGATCGAGGATCCGATCGACACGGCCAGCCCGCAGGGCAAGTTCACGCTGCAGGTCCTGGGGGCGGCCGCCGAATTCGAGCGCGCGCTGATCCGCGAGCGCACCAAGGCGGGACTGGCCAGCGCCCGCAGCGCGGGGCGCGTCGGCGGCAATCCCGGGCTGCGGGCCCGGGACCCGGCGGCATTGCGCAAGGTCCGTCTGGCGCGCCACGAGGGCTACATGGACCGATTGTCCGGGACCGCGCAGGATTGGGTGCCCCTGGTCCGCCGCCTGCGTCCCGACATGGCCTGGGAGGATGTCCTGCGCCTCGTCAACGCCCCCCTGCCCCCTTCCCGCCAATGGACGCAGGCGCGTCTCTTGCGCGCGACGCGTGCCTATGTGCGCGACGGCTTCCTGCCCGAGACGGTGCTGGAACGTGCCAAGCACCAGCCCGGCGACGACCGCCTGCCCGCGCTCGTGGCGGCGATCCGCGGCGCCGATCCCGACATCACCCTGCAGGCGATCTGCGACCGGCTGGAGGCGATGCGCGAGCGCACGCCCCGGGGGCGGACCACATGGCAGCCGTCATCGGTCAGGATGGTGCTGGGACGGGCCGTCAGGCTGGGGATGTTGTGA